TCATGACACATCGCCGGCGCTATTCGGTCACTGCCAGCCGCGACACCGTGATCGACTTGCTGGCGCTTGATCCCCTCAATCCGCGCTCCATCGCTTTCCATGTCAATGAGATCAAGGAGCAGGTGGGCCTGCTGCCAGGCGCGGAGATCAATGGCCAGTTGTCCGATCTGTCGCGTGCGGTGCTGAGAATTCAGTCGGACCTTGCTATGCTGACCCCTGGCGATCTTGATCATGACGCCCTGGTAACGCTGGGTCAGTCGATCGGTCATCTGACCGATCATATCCACGCTCAGTATCTGGGATAAGGGCATGCTCTACGACATCAAGCTTGTCATCGACTATGCCTTTGAAACCCCGGCCGCAGGCGCCCGGCAGATCCTGCGTGCGATGCCGCTCAGCATTCCAGGGCGTCAGCGCCTGATTGCAGGCAGCGTAAGCATTGATACCGACGCCGTGACCCGGAACGACCGAACGGATTTCTTCGGCAATCAGGTGACCGAAATGGCATTTGCCGAAGCCCACCGCGACATCGTGATCTCGCTTGCTGCGCGCGTCGACGTGACCGGCGGCGCGGCCCCCGAAGGCCCTTCGTGCGATATGGCCGCCCTCAAGTTTGCTTTGAACAAGGACCGCGATCTCGGGCCGCGCTCCCCCCTGCATTTTCTCGCACCCGCCCGCTACACGCCAAGCGATCGAGACATCGGCGCCTGGTCCTTGGGCTTTGGCGTGGACGGACTGGCGGTCAGCGCCATCGTCGCAAATCTCGGCCTGGCGCTGCACAACGAAATGCGGTTCGACGCCGAAGCCACGACCGTGGATACGCCTGCGGCCGAGGCCTTCGCTGCACGCCATGGCGTCTGTCAGGATTTCACCCACATCATGATCATCGCGCTCAGGCATCTGGGCATTCCGGCAGGCTATGTCAGCGGCTATCTGCGCACCTTGCCGCCACCTGGCGAGCCGCGGCTCGAAGGTGCTGATGCCATGCATGCCTGGGTGTCGGCATGGTGTGGACCTGAAACGGGCTGGGTCGAGTATGATCCGACCAACGCCACATTCGCCGGAACCGATCACATCGTTGTCGGCTATGGCCGTGACTACGCCGATGTCGCGCCGGTGCGCGGCGCAATGCGCACCGCGGGCGGCCAGACCAGCAACCAGTCGGTCGATGTGGCTCCGGTGGACGAGTTGCCGCTGGCAACAGTCTGAGCGATCAGCGGCCGCGGATCCTTGGATCGAGAGCGTCGCGCAAACCATCGCCAATGTAATTGACGCTCAGCACCGTCAGCGAAATCGCCAGACCGGGCCAGAACACGCGCTCGGGATACTGCTGAAGATAGTCAATCGCATCAAACAGCAACCGGCCCCAGGTCGGGAAATCTGGCGGAAAGCCAAGCCCGAGAAACGACAGCGCGGATTCTGTGATGATCGCTGTCGCAATCCCCAGCGTCGCCGAAACCATGATTGGTGAGAGCACATTGGGCAGGATATGGCGCAGGATCATGCGGCGCGGCGGTGTGCCGATCGAGCGCGCGGCCAGCACGAATTCACGCTCCTTGAGCGCCAGAACCTCACCGCGGACAATGCGCGCCGTTTGCATCCAGCTGGTGATGCCGATGGCTGAAACGATCAGGATGAAGGTTCCCATCTCGGGCCCGAAGCCGCGCGACAGGGTTTCGCGGAACAGCATCACCATGACCAGCAGCAGCGGCAGCAACGGCAGCGCCAGAAACAGATCCGTGAGCCCCATCAGC
The DNA window shown above is from Hoeflea phototrophica DFL-43 and carries:
- a CDS encoding transglutaminase family protein → MLYDIKLVIDYAFETPAAGARQILRAMPLSIPGRQRLIAGSVSIDTDAVTRNDRTDFFGNQVTEMAFAEAHRDIVISLAARVDVTGGAAPEGPSCDMAALKFALNKDRDLGPRSPLHFLAPARYTPSDRDIGAWSLGFGVDGLAVSAIVANLGLALHNEMRFDAEATTVDTPAAEAFAARHGVCQDFTHIMIIALRHLGIPAGYVSGYLRTLPPPGEPRLEGADAMHAWVSAWCGPETGWVEYDPTNATFAGTDHIVVGYGRDYADVAPVRGAMRTAGGQTSNQSVDVAPVDELPLATV
- a CDS encoding ABC transporter permease, whose product is MTDTPAAKPLIKDTTGRSQWWDVWDQFKTHKGALFGAAVFLFILLAVTVGPFLWTIEPTFIDIRARNSGPTLAHPFGTDQLGRDILARMMAGGQVSIAVGLTAMAISVLLGTLIGIVSGFFRRLDGLLMGLTDLFLALPLLPLLLVMVMLFRETLSRGFGPEMGTFILIVSAIGITSWMQTARIVRGEVLALKEREFVLAARSIGTPPRRMILRHILPNVLSPIMVSATLGIATAIITESALSFLGLGFPPDFPTWGRLLFDAIDYLQQYPERVFWPGLAISLTVLSVNYIGDGLRDALDPRIRGR